Genomic segment of Salvia splendens isolate huo1 chromosome 12, SspV2, whole genome shotgun sequence:
CGAAGAGATGATCTTCCTCCAACCTCCGTCGCTGATTCCAATAACGCGCGATCTGTTTATTAGTCACACTCTGAGCtaccattttttttcctttttttgtgaGAATAGATGATATCTAATTCAATATTGGCACCCTATTTATCAATCAAATTAATGCCATCAATTTCAAGtgtctttattttaaaatgacttatcacaaaaaaatattttgaaataacTAACACTTAATGTTGTCGCCTAGCCCAACACTAATTTGACTTAATTTgctaatatttctttttttttacgtATGCATGAAATCAATAAATGTTGAATAAATGGAAAATTGTCTAAAAAATTATGAAGATTGTCAAATTATAAAATGTctcccaattttttttaaaaatatgaagattgaatttatttttaattttttttgtgaactATAGTATTTGATATGCCGATTAAAAAGTCACATGTGAACGTCATCACGAATGATTTAAACAAGATTGTCTATTCATAAAGAAAATAACATTGTTTGTTGAAAATCACAAACAAAGTCCGATAAATAACTGTAAAATATTGAGAATAAATCCAAACTCTATGAATttcctaattaattttaaatctaAAAGATGAACTATAATTTaacaaattttatgaattttttgataaattattttttaatacgaTTCCTTCATACCGAACTTTTGGATGTTGATTATTGACCAGAGTCCAGAGCTAAAGATTCCAGCAGCCATTGGCCTACCAAAAACGTTatcatgttaattttttttaatcataataGTATTGCATAAATTTGTAGCCAATGCTTTATTTAAAATTGTCGATAATCTTTTAGAAAAGTCaagatataaattaaaaatacgaTGGTGTAAATATTTGTGCTGTTATGTACGTCAGATGATAGTGATATTTAAACAATTATGTTCGGTTGTTGTTGCCATTCATCATCTACCATTGATTCATACTGCAAGTTGCATCaatgaaataggagtatatgGTAAGGTAAAATATTAATATGGTATGGCGTTTGAAACtcagttttatttttatattattggaTAAGAATGAAGAAAAATGCACTAATTTACATCCACTGAGGAATTATGATTACAACACAATCAATCTACAGTTAGCTCCTGGCATTTTCTCTATTCAAATAATCATCACTGATGTTCTGCTCTAAATTATTCCAATATCCATACTACATATACAGATGGTGCAAAACTTCTTCATTTGGGATCAACCAAATCTCGAATGAGTTAGAGCGGTACCTTCTTGTAGACGAAGGCTTCGTCTTTGAGGGGCGATGGTTCGCCTCAAAACATCAAGAGCCCGGAAGGATTAAGCAGGTGTGTTGGTAATGAGCCGGCTTAGCCAGTTAGACAGCTCACAGTCGCTATGCGAAATGAGATATACCACGAAAGCAACGTACGCTGCAGTGCCAGCAGAGACGAGGAAGCCAATCAACAGACCATTGACTTCGGACAGGAAAAAGTGGAGCAAAAGGTATCCATTGATCACCATCACTAGCACAGCCACCGTCCACGCAGCCCTCTACAGTGCAACAACAATGTATCAGATACTTAACTTCAGTATTAAGGAGAAGAAAGTGACATCCATTCATTTCACAACCACGAAACTTGCATTCCAAGATGCTGGAGGCGACCAGATAATATGGTCACCTTTCTCAAAATCAGAATGTCATGTTGTCTTAACTCCATCCAATAATGATTCTATGCCATCTAAAAATCTAATTATTAGTCATGAATTTGAAGGAAAATGAGGAGGAAGAGATGGAGTTTTGGCTTACCCCGAGTAAAGGACCAATCTTGAACGTTCCCATCAGCTGCTCCTTCGACACCAGAGTGAGAAGAGGGATGAGGGCAAAAGGTATCTGTATAGACTGTAACACATTGAGCCACTCATTCAGTATATCCAAAGATGATTCTGATTTGTTAAACACCAATGCTACTATTATAGTTGGAACAATAGCACAGCTTCGAGTAATCAAGGCTCTCAGCGACTTCTTTAGACGGAGATTTAGAAAGCCACCCATTATGAACTGTCCAGCATAAGTCCCAGTTATAGTACTACTCGTCCCGGCTGCCAATAATCCAATTCCCCATATGTAGAGGATTGGAAAAAGACCACCACCATACTTCTCCTCTAGAtactttcctgcatttactaggCCTATATACTCTGCTTGTTTGCTTCCACTGAAACCCTTGGCAAAAACTGTTGTCACACATAGGTTGATCAAGAAGGAGACGAAAAGGGCAGCTGAGGACTCGATGGAGTAATAGGTGAGCGCCTCCTGGACCTGGCCTTTCCTGCTCGGGTCAATTTTTCTTGATTGTACGAGAGCAGAGTGCAGAAAGACATTGTGGGGCATTATCACACAACCCACAACTCCCACAGCCTGCCGGATTGTTCTTGAACTAAGCCGTGGAACCAAAAGACCTGTTAAGAGCATGATTATTTAGTTCGAAAGTCTTTACCCATTTCAGAGTTAAATGCTGAGATTATGATAGAGCATCTAACCTACTATAAGCTCCTTTCTGCTTGGCTTAGCATCAGCAAACATCCAAGCAAATGACAGGCCCATAGTTGTGATGAGAACTGCAAACACAGCTTCCAACTTCCTCACTCCATAGTTTTCAAGAAGTAAAAATATAAAGCTGTAAAGCAATTTCAGACCAAAACATATCAGCCATCAACTCATCACCAAAGCAGGCAAACAGATAAACATGTGTAGCACTAACATCCTTTAAAGCCAAAAAAATGTTGCTTGtttcaagaaaagaaaatttccatattctttttttttttggttttgaccGCAGGTGTAACGAACATTGCGACTAATCCTGCTCAACCGGGTTTGCGGATTAAAGCCGAAAATCTCCCAGTGGGAGGTAGGGTTTCAGCCAACTGTGGTACAACCCGTTGGTAAAAATTTCCATATTCTTGTAGAATAAATGGACAAAATTGGATCTTTTTACTCTCATCAACCATTTTAATTGACATAAAGACATAAAGATAACAATTTCTACTTCAAAAGTAACCATTATGCAGAAATGAATTTGATTTCCACTCACATCTAAAGTTAGTGACATTGGAAACAAGAGAAAACTTATGGTGGATTCCACATAGACTAAATTAGCTAAACTGCCTATTCCCTAAAACAGCAAAATATGACATTTCGCCAAAGATACCCATAAATGTAAGCAGTTCAAATTAAAAGCTATAGTAAAAAAATTGCTCTGTTCATCATTCTCGAATCCAATTTCTGTTCATAATACACTCACCACTAATCCACAAAAACAAGAGTAGTACTTTTATACTAGCAATTTAAAACAGAACTAAGCACACAGTTTAAAAATTCGAGTAAATTActgaaaaaaagagaaaagaaattaCCAATCAACAGCAGTAATTAGAACACCAGTCCAGAGGGGGAGAAACCCTCGGCTCAAAATCTGAATAGCGATCGCGCTTCCGATCACCTCCTGAATATCAGCCCCAATCAGCGCCACCTCCGCCATGAACCACAGCATAATCCTCGCCCAATCCGGATACTCATCGCGGCAGAGCTCCGCCAAGTGCCGCCCCGTCGCCACCCCTAACCTCGCCGACAGCAGCTGAATCAGCAGCCCCATCGCCGTCGCCCACATCAGCAGCCACAGCAGTGAGTATCCCGCAATGGCGCCGGCCTGAAGATCCCCCTCCAGATTCCCCGGATCCAGAAACGCTATGCTCATGAGGAACCCCGGACCGGTGAACATCCACAGCTTCGTCCACGAGAACGGCGGCGGCCCCGAGTAATTGGGCGAATCCAATTCGAAATCCGCGATCAGGATCTTCTGTTGCGCCTCGTACGCCGCCTCCTCGTCGTCGATGTCGTCGGATTGAATCGAAACGGCGTCGGATTTCGCCGGTTGGGGCAGTAATCGGCGCGATTCATCCTCGTTTGACTGCAGCTGCTGCGGCGCTTGTAATTGGGGATTCGGAGGTGCATGATTGTCTGGTGAGGTGGTTGAGTTCATCGGATACTTCGAATTGCTGCTGGGCTTATTAAATTGTTTCAAATTCGTTTCGATTTTGGTTCGACGCCGTAGTGCCTACGGTGGCAGGCGGTGGCGCGTGAGGGAGATCAGATTCGGTTAAGCTAGTGTCGGAGATAACTGAATTTATAGATTTAGAAGAAGAAAGTGACGTGTTATGTTGATATGTTGACGTGGACGAATAACGATTTGACACGtacgattttaaaaaaatatttactttAATGCAATAATATGTTTTTGGAAATATACAATgagtatatatagaaaaaaattaacataaagTAATGTTTTAGCTTTCACGGTTTTATGTACTCCATATTTTCTCGATTATTTCATAGAGCATATCGTAAAATTGTTTTGAGACTTTTTAAACAAAATATTGATAAATTctaattgacattttatctcgataaataaaaaagaaaataatatgtgATATCATGTAAGCGTGATCCTTAATTacatagtataatttataaaatcgCATTGCATATAATTTGATATAACGAATAAACCAAATTTTTGCATTAAACTGTGGAGTACATTTTACAAGCTTTGTTTGCAATATGTTCTCTCTGCCCTATGATTATCTTtcatttacaaaaataaaataatagtaggaGAATATATTTAGTGTACTAAACTGTTGAATGGGGCCTCAATTATCTTGTTCAAGAGAAAATCATGATTTGTCAATGTCAATTAAAGAACAGTAATAGATACTAtcaattgagaaaaaaaaattgcacaTTTAATACAAAAAGTAGACTGGACCTTGGTTAAAAAATATAGTGGCCTATACTTTTCGAACAAAAGGAATAATTGAGTTGAACTCGACCACGACAATGGCTCGATTATGAAGGTATTAAGACATAAAGAAGGACTAAGACCAGAAGCACCAGTGGTCTAGTGATAGAATAGTACCCTGCCACGGTACAGACCCGGGTTCGATTCCCGGCTGGTGCAGAAGTACTATGATGATTATTTCAAGGGATTTATTATTGGGTTAGTCCTAATTTCTGATAATTATGCAGAAATGTAAAATCTGTCTGAGTACTTTTTTTCAccctatttcaataattttgttGAACTAATTCAGTCAATCCGTTTCTACATAATTTTGAAATTCACCAtatgttttagtttttttatccacccaatttgtatatttgtattGAGGCAATTTTACTTACTACTTTATCTATTTCTTGTATATTCTACTactctatttatttttaatccTTTTATCCCTCGAAGAGTCAAAGTAGAGAATAACTTAAAAATATTCATAGCACAAATAAGTTGTCAAAAGACTCAAAACCATATGCTTAGTTTTTTTGTCCACCCAATTTGTAtagttagtagtagtattttttattgagGCAATTTTACTGAGATCATTTGTACATTAAATTTGAAAGTTATAATCTagttttatctatttttaatttttctatcACGATAAGGTAAAATATTCAATAGATATAACACTCTACTTTAATTCTTTGTCGGCcatatttgaatatatttattGAGCTAATTTTACTCATTTTATTTGTACAATGACTCTGAAATTCGTACTCTACTTTCATCTATTTTTTATATCGACGATTTTTTAATTTACTCAGGTAACTTTACTCTGCCTTTCATTTGTAGGAGTACAATAAATCTGATATTCATAATCTAATTTcatagatttttaatttttatcatCGACAATTTAAAATACTCAATTTAATAGTGGTACTGGTAACATAAACAAGTTTCCAAAACAATTCGAAATTATTTAGGTCCCATATTTGGAGTTACGCTCTTGAGAATAATATcaatccgtcccacaaaaagcaaattatttaaattattgccCAATTTTTGGTAAGTACTCATtaaaaaatttcttaaaatacgaTTAACCGGGAAACAGTTCTCCCCTCCCAAATTCAAAACATTGAATTTTTTGCCGCTCCCCCCAAAATCCAAAGCCCTAATTGCCAAATTTCAATTTCGATTTCGATTTCAATTTTCAGTCAGATTTCTTCACCCCGCTGGctccaaccaaattcaaacctccgCATCTATGGCGGCATTTCGATTTACAGCTTATATACTCAAACCCATTTGCTCtctcaccaccaccaccaacaaCAACAGCACTTGACCTTCCATTGATCTCTTGCACTCTCTTCCTCTAGTTTTCTCGGGCTCTCCATTTCCCTCATCCTGCAATGGCGGACCAAGGGAACACCGGGAGGGTCACCCGCCTGGCGGCGAGGAAGAGAGCGGCCGAGGAGACAATGGTAGCCGATAAGAGCAAGCGGACTAGGGTTGTGTTGGGGGATATCCAGAATGTGTTGCCCTCTCGAGATCAGAAGATCGGTGCTGTCAATGATAAGCTGAAAAGCAAACCCCGTAGGAATGTGAGGGTAGCGGAAACTAAGGAACTGAAGATCTCTGAGGTGGAGGTGAAGATCGATCCCTCCATTGATTTGATTGGAGAATCTGATGATCCTCAGATGTGTGGAGCTTACGTTTCTGATATATATGAGTATCTTCACAGTATGGAGGTGAGCACGAGTTAATCCAGTGTGAAATTTGTTCAATTTGGTTCTGGTTTTTGAGGGTATTTTGATTGGTAATCCATAATTAGCTTTAGTTCTTTATTTAGTCGTGGATGAAATTAGGGATTTAGCCTGTGGCGTTTATTTTTACCTAAATTGTTGGGGCTTTATGCGCTGTTGATCTGAGAAATGAGTTGGCACTTACTTTGATGGATTTGGTGTAATTCCATAGAAATGTTtaaatcaatttcattttttgtgaCATAAAGTTGATATGATGTTTCATTCAGATGGAGGCTAAGAGAAGGCCAATGTCGGATTACTTGGAGAAAATTCAGAAAGATGTAACTGCAAACATGAGAGGGGTTTTGATAGATTGGTTGGTTGAGGTGGCGGAGGAGTACACGCTTCTTCCGGATACCTTGTATCTAGCCGTTTCCTACATCGACAGATTCTTGTCGTGCAATGCTCTTAACAGGCAAAGGCTTCAGCTACTTGGTGTCTCTTCAATGCTCGTTGCCTCGTAAGTAGCATAATGTTGGTCAGAAAAACTTGATGTATAGTTTTTTGAGTTGCAAATCTTGAGGTGTTATTGCTTTGCCTCAGGAAATACGAGGAGATTAGTCCGCCACATGTGGATGACTTTTGTTATATTACGGATAATACTTACTCTAAGAAAGATGTAGTGGAAATGGAGGCTGATGTGCTCAAGTTACTCCGATTTGAAATGGGCAATCCCACTGCAAAGACATTTCTCAGAAAATTCACCCGAATCTGTCAAGAAGATGATGAGGCAAGCTTATGATCTTCTTGTTTCCAATATAGATTCTTCACTAAAGATAAGTGATTCTAATATATTCTTAATCTTCCGCAGGCGTTGAACTTGCAACTTGAGTTCTTGGCTTACTATCTAGCAGAGCTGAGTTTGCTGGATTATGAATGTGTAAAATTCTTGCCTTCAATGGTGGCTGCATCAGTCATGTTCCTAGCAAGGTTTACACTTCAGCCCGAACAAAATCCATGGGTACGAACATCGTTTGTTTGGATCTCTTCAACTGATCTGATTTTGATCTGACCTTTCTGTAAGCTAACTTTGTGATTCCTTTTCTCCAGACTGCGAACCTAGAATCTAGTTCAGGATACAAAGCTGCAGATCTTAAGGAATGTGTTGGCATCCTTCACGATCTGCAATCAAGCAAACGGGGTGGCTCTTTGGTTGCTATAAGGGAGAAATACAATCATCACAAGGTTTGTACATTTCACCACTATGTTCTTGGATGGATTGGGTGCTACTTACTATCCTCATTGTAGACTAACTCTGTAAGTTGGTTTGCTCTCAACAGTTTAAATGTGTGTCTGCATTGTCCTCGCCTGCAGAAATCCCAAAGGCATTTTTCCAACAGTAGAGAAGCCTCAAACATCGAGGGAGGTGTACATAAGACCTTTCAAGGGCTTCATTCTGCAGCATTAGGTCGAGCGGCGTCTTCACACTAGGTTTTCAATTAGTGATTGGTTTTGTATTTAGTCAAATTAGTGACAATGCTAACAAGGTAATCTTCGACATGTTTTCCTCAGTAGAAATATGGAGCCTTTTGTGCTCTTCTTAGTGTTTTTGATTTAATTCGTCCAACATATCtgtattgaaattttttgtattattattttctataaagaATAGATTCATTTAGACTGGAATGTTTAAGTTAAAAGATCATAGCTCAAAATAAAATGTGGTGGATTATACTGAAATGATTGATGTTTAGCGGCAGAGATGGTGAAGGCTTGGGTGGGCTTAAGCCCCCACAACAATTTAATGTAATAATTAAATTGGATTTAGTTTATCACATGATACTCTCTATAGATTATTATGATtacaaaatcaaattattttgtatttagaACTTGAATATTGAAATTCTGCCATGGGGCCTGAAATACTTTGTCGGTGGTACGCATGAGCCCTGCTTTATTCTTGCTCATAGATAACACGTTGGCAGTGAGGGATGAGTACTTCCAATAAAGGCACTACAACACTGGTTGCCTAGGCCTCTCGACACTGCAAAAATGCAACAACTTGCAAATGGAGGTGCATACCAGTTTGACAAATACTTGAAGCGTTTATACAAAGTCGTCAATCGAGACTCATCAAGGACAAATACTCAAGGTTTTCTCAGATATATCATCAAGAAGTGATTCAACTCCGAGAAGCTGATCATCTATGGAAGCTTCGAGACGATGATTGAAGTGAAGAGGTGATATTTGAAGTGAAGAACTGAGCTCGACTCTTAGCTTgtattagttagttagttatcCTAGCTGCCATTAGTGAGTTAGTTAGTTATCTTAGCTGGAGTTAGTTATCTTAGCtggagttagttagttagtttgaTCTCCTATGTCACCGGGTATATAAGGTGATTTCCATACTTGTATCTGTAACTTTTGATTGAATCAATAAACAAATTCAagttctctctcttcttttagcATGATTATGCTGAGATTACAAACTTATCATGGTACCAGAGCAAACTAAGATCTTCCACTATTCTCTCTGATTTCTTCTCTTTGCCGATCTGTTCATCATGAATGGACGTAATTTTGCTCCGATTCTTCCTGCCGAGGACACTTCTAGTCCTTATTTTCTTCATCCTAGCGATAATCCTGGGGTAGTTCTCGTTCCACAGCTGTTGATTTGTTCCAATTACTCAACATGGAGCCGTTCCTTCATCACAACTCTACTTGCTAAGAACAAATTAGTTTTTGTTGATGGATCTGTTCTTCGTCCAAATGGCGATGATCTTCTATATCAAGCATGGATCAGGTGCAATAGCATGGTTGTTGCATGGTTGCGCAACTCAGTTTCTTCTCAGATTTGTTCGAGCATTATGTTTTTGGATAATGCATATGAGATCTGGTCAGATCTGAAGGATCGGTTCTCACTTGGTGATTCTGCTCGTTTGTATCAATTTGAGGCAACAATTGATGACTCTCAACCAAGGAAACTTTGATGTTAGCAGTTATTTCACCAGTTTGAGATCGGTTTGGGATGAGTTCAAAAATTCTCAGCCTCTCTCTTGGTGCACCTGCAATAGTGCAGCTCGATGGCATCAGCATCAGGAGGATGATTGCACAGTTCAATTTCTAATCGGTTTAAACTTTTCATTCTCGCATATCAGATCCAATATTCTGGCTATTACTCCTTTGCCTTCACTCTCTAAGGTGTTTTCCTTAGTTGTTCAGGAAGAGAGGCAACGACGCATTGATGGAAAACTAATATCCTCTACCTACTCTCCAGCTCCTGCTCCAGTTACAAGTGAACAACCATTTGCTAATGCTTCTTCTTCAAACTTTGGCAGAGGCTTCAACAAGTTTCTATGCAGTCATTGTGGTTAAACTAACCATAATGTGGATAAATGCTTTTTTTCTACATGGCTTTCCCCCAGGATATGGCCGAGACAAGCCTAAACCTACTGGATTTACTCAGTCCAGCTCATACAAGCATAAATCTGTTAATTGTGTTGAAGATAATTCTGATTCTTCTCATTGGAAAAGATCTCAGCTTGTTGCTGCAAATCTACCTAGTATGGATTAGTATCAGCAGCTTGTGAACCTCTTACAAGGTCAATTCCACACTCAAAGCTCTCTCACTACTCCAGAACCAACTCAACCTCCACAGTCACCCACTCAGTCTCAGCCTACACAATCATATAATCCTTTTTCTGGTACGGTCTGCTTCTCCCCATTTGTTAACACTTTATCTTCATCATGCTCTAGTTCATCTACTTGGATTTTAGACACAGGTACTACACACCATGTTTGCTATGATCCATCACTACTATCATCTGCCTCTCCTGTATCCAATGCTTCTGTGAACCTTCCTAATGGTCAAACAACACCTATAACTCATATAGGTACGGTTAATCTTACTCCCAAAATCACCCTCACCTCAGTCTTAAAtgttctttctttctttctcttgcAACTTGCTTTCTGTCAGTGCTTTAACCAAGAATGCCTCATGCACTGTCACTTTCTCTCACAACCAATTCCATATTTAGGAAGCTTTACGGGGGACCATGATTGGGAGGGGTGAACGTGTTGGAAATCTTTACATATTTGATTTTCCACAGTCTCCACACATTGATCCAAGTATGATGAAATCCCACTCTTCTACTGTTGTTCCCCAGTCTACTGCCTATGTGAATGCAGGGCCGTCCCGACAAAATCAGAGGCCCTGTGAAACAATCTAAAATGAGGCCTAccactatagaaaaaaagacaatgcattttaaagctatatgataattaaagaaaaaaagacaatgcattttaaagaaatatactatagaaaaaaaaacaaattgatgCGTTTGCGCTGCTCCCAATCGCAATGGCCGACGATGGCAGGCGCTGCAGAAGCGATCAACGATGGCTCTGGTGAGCTGGTCCCTGTTGCGGCGTTTGTCGATGAGGAACACCGAACACGAACAGGCGGCTCCCAGGTCTACGATCGGGAAAAGAAACCGATCAGAATTGGAGTCACGGTGCTAGAAAAAGGCCTGGGCGTTGCTATACAAGAGAAATAGTTTTGTTGGGctgaaaaaataggaatacatGTATATGGGCTGAAATATTTCAGAGGCCCCTGAAAATTGGGGGCCCTGTGCGGTCGCACAGGCCTCACGGGCCAAGGGACGGGCCTGTGTGAATGCAGTTGTAAGTTTGGATGTATGGCACCAACGTTTAGGCCACCCTTCTTTCAATAAACTGAAGCTTTTATCTGATATATTGTCTCATTCTAATACTCAATTATCTTCTTGCCATATCTGTCCTATAgcaaaacaaagaaaattacCTTTCTCTGACTCTTCCCACAGATCCTCTGCTATCTTTGATTTGATCCATTGTGATATATGGGGGCAATTCTACGCTCCTACCCACAATGGATTCAAATACTTTCTTACAATAGTTGATGATTTTTCCCGTTTTGTTTGGACTTTTTTGCTCACCCAAAAGTCAGAAGTCCCTACTGTGATGTCTCAGTTCTTCTCCACCATTCTTACTCAGTTCTCAAAGAGAATAAAAATGATGAGAAATGATAATGCCCCCGAGTTCAACCTTACTTCTCTACTCTCTACATATGGAACTATCTCCCAACATTCATGTGTAGAAACACCCCAACAAAATGCCAGAGTGGAAAGGAAACACCAACATCTATTGAATGTTGCAAGAAGCCTCCTTTTTCAATCTCATCTTCCTATAGAATTCGAGGGAGAGTGCATCCTTACAGCCTCTTTTCTCATCAACAGACTTCCCTCATATGCGTTACCCAACAAACTGACACCTTTTCAGCTATTGTTCAACAAACTCCCAACATACTCAAGTCTAAAAGTGTTTGGGTGTCTTTGCTTTGCTTCAACATTAGATAAAAGCAGAAATAAATTCTCACCAAGAGCCATAAAGTGCATATTCATTGGGCATTGGGTATCTCTCTGGATACAAGGGGTATAAAGTCATGGATTTGGAGAACAATAACATTTTCATTAGTAGAAATGTTATCTTCTATGAAACTGAGTTTCCACTTTCACATCAGAAACCATCATCCTTTCCAGATTTTCCCTTTCCTGTTTCAGAAAACACTCAGCCTCACACAAATACAAATCCTTCCCTTCCTCTTCTGCCACAACAA
This window contains:
- the LOC121757261 gene encoding G2/mitotic-specific cyclin C13-1-like yields the protein MADQGNTGRVTRLAARKRAAEETMVADKSKRTRVVLGDIQNVLPSRDQKIGAVNDKLKSKPRRNVRVAETKELKISEVEVKIDPSIDLIGESDDPQMCGAYVSDIYEYLHSMEMEAKRRPMSDYLEKIQKDVTANMRGVLIDWLVEVAEEYTLLPDTLYLAVSYIDRFLSCNALNRQRLQLLGVSSMLVASKYEEISPPHVDDFCYITDNTYSKKDVVEMEADVLKLLRFEMGNPTAKTFLRKFTRICQEDDEALNLQLEFLAYYLAELSLLDYECVKFLPSMVAASVMFLARFTLQPEQNPWTANLESSSGYKAADLKECVGILHDLQSSKRGGSLVAIREKYNHHKFKCVSALSSPAEIPKAFFQQ
- the LOC121758941 gene encoding metal transporter Nramp2-like, whose product is MNSTTSPDNHAPPNPQLQAPQQLQSNEDESRRLLPQPAKSDAVSIQSDDIDDEEAAYEAQQKILIADFELDSPNYSGPPPFSWTKLWMFTGPGFLMSIAFLDPGNLEGDLQAGAIAGYSLLWLLMWATAMGLLIQLLSARLGVATGRHLAELCRDEYPDWARIMLWFMAEVALIGADIQEVIGSAIAIQILSRGFLPLWTGVLITAVDCFIFLLLENYGVRKLEAVFAVLITTMGLSFAWMFADAKPSRKELIVGLLVPRLSSRTIRQAVGVVGCVIMPHNVFLHSALVQSRKIDPSRKGQVQEALTYYSIESSAALFVSFLINLCVTTVFAKGFSGSKQAEYIGLVNAGKYLEEKYGGGLFPILYIWGIGLLAAGTSSTITGTYAGQFIMGGFLNLRLKKSLRALITRSCAIVPTIIVALVFNKSESSLDILNEWLNVLQSIQIPFALIPLLTLVSKEQLMGTFKIGPLLGRAAWTVAVLVMVINGYLLLHFFLSEVNGLLIGFLVSAGTAAYVAFVVYLISHSDCELSNWLSRLITNTPA